One genomic region from Streptomyces venezuelae encodes:
- a CDS encoding aspartate ammonia-lyase, translating to MVPAPAPHSTPVRSEHDLLGDRDVPADAYWGVHTLRATENFAITGTPISVYPLLIDALAAVKEAAARANEELGLLPADKADAIAGACREIRSGQLHDQFVVDVVQGGAGTSTNMNANEVVANRALELLGHAKGDYARLHPNEDVNLGQSTNDVYPTAIRIAAIGAARELLLAMAVLQDAFAAKALEFREVVKMGRTQLQDAVPMTLGQEFSTYAVMLEEDRGRLAEAVELIHEINLGATAIGTGLNAAPGYAETARRNLAELTGLPLVTSVNLIEATQDCGAFVQLSGVLKRIAVKLSKTCNDLRLLSSGPRAGLGEINLPAVQAGSSIMPGKVNPVIPEVVNQVAFEVIGNDITITMAAEGGQLQLNAFEPVIFHALSKSLLSLRAACLTLAERCVDGITANTEALRAAVENSIGLATALNPHLGYTAATAIAQEALATGRGVAELTLEKGLLPAHRLAELLTPERLTGAPGPSLA from the coding sequence ATGGTTCCCGCACCCGCCCCGCACTCCACCCCCGTCCGCAGCGAGCACGACCTGCTCGGCGACCGGGACGTGCCGGCCGACGCCTACTGGGGCGTGCACACGCTGCGCGCCACCGAGAACTTCGCCATCACCGGGACGCCGATCTCCGTCTACCCCCTGCTGATCGACGCGCTCGCCGCCGTGAAGGAGGCGGCGGCCCGAGCCAACGAGGAGCTCGGTCTCCTCCCGGCCGACAAGGCCGACGCCATCGCCGGTGCCTGCAGGGAGATCCGGTCCGGGCAGCTCCACGACCAGTTCGTCGTCGACGTCGTGCAGGGCGGCGCCGGCACGTCGACCAACATGAACGCCAACGAGGTCGTCGCCAACCGCGCCCTGGAGCTCCTCGGCCACGCCAAGGGCGACTACGCCCGCCTCCACCCCAACGAGGACGTCAACCTCGGCCAGTCGACCAACGACGTCTACCCGACCGCCATCCGCATCGCTGCGATCGGCGCGGCCCGCGAGCTGCTGCTCGCCATGGCCGTGCTCCAGGACGCCTTCGCCGCCAAGGCGCTGGAGTTCCGCGAGGTCGTGAAGATGGGCCGCACCCAGCTCCAGGACGCGGTGCCCATGACGCTGGGCCAGGAGTTCTCCACGTACGCCGTGATGCTGGAGGAGGACCGCGGCCGTCTCGCCGAGGCCGTCGAGCTCATCCACGAGATCAACCTCGGCGCCACCGCCATCGGCACCGGTCTCAACGCCGCCCCCGGCTACGCGGAGACCGCCCGCCGCAATCTCGCCGAGCTGACCGGCCTGCCCCTCGTCACCTCCGTCAACCTCATCGAGGCCACCCAGGACTGCGGCGCCTTCGTCCAGCTCTCCGGGGTACTCAAACGCATCGCGGTCAAGCTCTCCAAGACCTGCAACGACCTGCGCCTGCTGTCCTCCGGGCCGCGCGCGGGCCTCGGCGAGATCAACCTGCCGGCCGTCCAGGCGGGTTCGAGCATCATGCCCGGCAAGGTCAACCCCGTGATCCCCGAGGTCGTCAACCAGGTCGCCTTCGAGGTGATCGGCAACGACATCACGATCACCATGGCCGCGGAGGGCGGACAGCTCCAGCTCAACGCCTTCGAGCCCGTCATCTTCCACGCCCTCTCGAAGAGCCTCCTCTCGCTCCGGGCCGCCTGCCTCACCCTCGCCGAGCGGTGTGTCGACGGCATCACGGCCAACACCGAGGCCCTCCGCGCGGCCGTGGAGAACTCCATCGGCCTCGCCACCGCCCTCAACCCGCACCTCGGCTACACCGCCGCCACGGCCATCGCCCAGGAGGCGCTCGCCACCGGCCGGGGGGTCGCCGAACTCACCCTGGAGAAGGGGCTGCTGCCCGCGCACCGGCTCGCCGAACTGCTCACGCCCGAGCGGCTCACGGGCGCTCCGGGCCCGTCGCTCGCCTGA
- a CDS encoding NAD(P)/FAD-dependent oxidoreductase, whose translation MTRPRILVVGAGFAGVACVRRLERRLTDREALITLLSPFSYQLYLPLLPQVASGVLTPQSVALSLRRSERHRTRIVPGGAVGVDTAAKAVVVRTISGEFMTEPYDHLVLAPGSVTRSFDIPGLAEHARGMKTLAEAVYIRDHVIAQLDLADASNDEAERAARLCFVVVGGGYAGTETAACLQLLTHNAVKRYPRIDPRLIKWHLVDIAPKLMPELGDKLGTAATDILTRRGIEVSLGVSVASVDEEAVTLTDGRVLPTRTLIWTAGVAASPLIGTLGAETLRGRLVVTSDMAVPGLAGVWGLGDAAAVPDLAKGEEGAICPPTAQHAMRQGKALADNVVATLRGEKTQPYLHKDLGLVVDLGGMDGVSKPLGVELHGMPAQAVARAYHWSALRTNVAKTRVMTNWLLNAVAGDDFVRTGFLAAKAGTLRDFEYTDAYLTPEQVRLHTSSFRGGAVGAG comes from the coding sequence GTGACTCGACCGAGGATTCTCGTGGTGGGCGCCGGGTTCGCCGGAGTGGCCTGCGTGCGGCGGCTCGAACGGCGGCTGACGGACCGGGAGGCGCTGATCACGCTCCTCTCGCCGTTCTCGTACCAGCTGTACCTGCCCCTGCTCCCCCAGGTCGCCTCGGGGGTGCTCACCCCCCAGTCGGTGGCACTGTCGCTGCGGCGCAGCGAGCGGCACCGCACGCGGATCGTGCCCGGCGGGGCGGTCGGGGTGGACACGGCGGCGAAGGCGGTCGTGGTGCGGACGATCTCCGGCGAGTTCATGACGGAGCCGTACGACCACCTCGTCCTCGCTCCCGGCAGCGTGACCCGGAGCTTCGACATTCCCGGTCTCGCGGAGCACGCGCGCGGCATGAAGACGCTCGCGGAGGCCGTGTACATCCGGGACCACGTCATCGCCCAGCTGGACCTCGCGGACGCGAGCAACGACGAGGCCGAGCGGGCCGCGCGGCTGTGTTTCGTGGTGGTCGGCGGCGGCTACGCGGGCACGGAGACGGCTGCCTGCCTCCAGCTGCTCACCCACAACGCGGTCAAGCGCTATCCGAGGATCGACCCTCGGCTGATCAAGTGGCATCTGGTGGACATCGCGCCGAAGCTCATGCCCGAGCTGGGCGACAAGCTGGGCACCGCCGCGACGGACATCCTGACCCGCCGGGGCATCGAGGTGTCGCTCGGCGTGTCGGTGGCCTCGGTCGACGAGGAGGCGGTGACCCTCACGGACGGGCGCGTCCTGCCCACCAGGACGCTGATCTGGACGGCCGGGGTCGCGGCGAGCCCGCTGATCGGGACGCTGGGCGCGGAGACCCTCCGGGGCCGGCTCGTCGTCACCTCCGACATGGCCGTACCGGGTCTGGCCGGGGTGTGGGGGCTCGGCGACGCGGCGGCGGTTCCCGATCTCGCCAAGGGCGAGGAGGGGGCGATCTGTCCGCCGACGGCGCAGCACGCGATGCGGCAGGGCAAGGCGCTCGCCGACAACGTGGTGGCGACACTGCGCGGCGAGAAGACCCAGCCGTACCTCCACAAGGACCTGGGCCTGGTGGTCGACCTCGGCGGGATGGACGGGGTGTCGAAGCCGCTCGGCGTGGAGCTGCACGGGATGCCGGCGCAGGCCGTGGCCCGCGCCTACCACTGGTCCGCGCTGCGGACGAACGTGGCCAAGACCCGGGTCATGACGAACTGGCTGCTCAACGCCGTCGCCGGGGACGACTTCGTACGGACCGGGTTCCTGGCGGCGAAGGCGGGGACGCTGCGGGACTTCGAGTACACGGACGCCTATCTGACACCGGAGCAGGTACGGCTCCACACGTCCTCGTTCCGCGGCGGGGCGGTGGGGGCGGGCTGA
- a CDS encoding GNAT family N-acetyltransferase, with the protein MNDLRIERARSEGQLADWRTVHNTIIPTAVLSLDEVRERAGRNRLDVAYLGEVAVGCSTVRPPDEETAAATVIARTLPGFRERGFGTALYERGLAHARTLSDEGIETVVLASNEEGLRFALARGFMEVERYVLPGDTVPFVTMCLP; encoded by the coding sequence ATGAACGATCTTCGTATCGAGCGGGCGCGGAGCGAGGGACAGCTCGCGGACTGGCGGACCGTCCACAACACGATCATCCCCACGGCCGTCCTCTCCCTCGACGAGGTGCGGGAGCGGGCGGGGCGGAACCGGCTGGACGTCGCCTATCTCGGGGAGGTGGCGGTCGGCTGCTCGACGGTGCGCCCGCCGGACGAGGAGACGGCGGCGGCGACCGTCATCGCCCGGACGCTGCCCGGCTTCCGGGAGCGGGGATTCGGGACCGCGCTGTACGAGCGGGGGCTCGCGCACGCCCGGACGCTGAGCGACGAGGGGATCGAGACGGTGGTGCTCGCCTCGAACGAGGAGGGCCTGCGGTTCGCGCTGGCGCGCGGCTTCATGGAGGTGGAGCGGTACGTCCTGCCGGGCGACACGGTGCCCTTTGTGACGATGTGCCTGCCCTGA
- a CDS encoding RNA ligase yields the protein MSQATLTLHDLMAPEELDEALAAGHIARRSHPELPLSIYTYTRACQYEQRWNRATTRCRGLVADDATGRIVALPLPKFFNVSEHASGRPYAPPLPDEPFEVYDKVDGSLAVVFHYDGRWRAASKGSFTSTQATWAQRRLDGTDTSGLTPGVTYLAEILYPQNRIVVNYGDRRDLVLLAAFGPDGTETPLAEAAGPWGPIGSVVRVWPAMTVAELVALTESNTLPGGTPATGTDAEGFVLRFASGVRAKAKIAEYVRLHKVLTGVTERDIWRGHGIQRFAALPAGQLAKGIGCSVAEVEASGGKPLDALLEQVPDEFDAWVREVIARLEAAAASRERALDEAYAELAHLAGDRAAFARAAAGVPDRALRALLFLRLDGRPTDLLVWRQLRPEATDPFTHDEEN from the coding sequence ATGAGCCAGGCGACCCTGACTCTGCACGACCTGATGGCGCCCGAGGAGCTCGACGAAGCCCTCGCGGCCGGGCACATCGCCCGCAGGAGCCACCCCGAGCTGCCGCTGTCGATCTACACGTACACGCGCGCGTGCCAGTACGAACAGCGCTGGAACCGCGCCACCACCCGCTGCCGGGGTCTCGTCGCCGACGACGCCACCGGACGGATCGTCGCGCTGCCCCTCCCCAAGTTCTTCAACGTCTCCGAACACGCCTCGGGCCGCCCCTACGCGCCGCCGCTGCCCGACGAGCCCTTCGAGGTGTACGACAAGGTCGACGGCAGCCTCGCCGTCGTCTTCCACTACGACGGCCGCTGGCGCGCCGCCTCCAAGGGCTCCTTCACGAGCACCCAGGCCACCTGGGCGCAGCGCCGGCTCGACGGCACCGACACCTCGGGCCTGACCCCCGGCGTGACGTACCTCGCGGAGATCCTCTACCCGCAGAACCGCATCGTCGTGAACTACGGCGACCGCCGCGACCTCGTCCTGCTCGCCGCCTTCGGCCCGGACGGCACCGAGACGCCCCTCGCCGAGGCCGCGGGCCCCTGGGGCCCCATCGGCTCCGTCGTCCGCGTCTGGCCCGCCATGACCGTCGCCGAGCTCGTCGCCCTGACCGAGTCCAACACCCTGCCGGGCGGCACCCCCGCCACCGGCACCGACGCCGAGGGCTTCGTGCTCCGCTTCGCCTCCGGCGTCCGCGCCAAGGCCAAGATCGCCGAGTACGTACGCCTCCACAAGGTGCTCACCGGCGTCACCGAGCGGGACATCTGGCGCGGCCACGGCATCCAGCGCTTCGCCGCCCTGCCCGCCGGACAGCTGGCCAAGGGCATCGGCTGCTCCGTCGCCGAGGTCGAGGCCTCCGGCGGCAAGCCGCTCGACGCCCTCCTGGAGCAGGTCCCCGACGAGTTCGACGCCTGGGTCCGCGAGGTGATCGCCCGCCTCGAAGCGGCCGCCGCGAGCCGCGAGCGTGCCCTCGACGAGGCGTACGCCGAGCTCGCCCACCTCGCGGGCGACCGAGCCGCCTTCGCCCGCGCCGCGGCGGGCGTCCCCGACCGGGCCCTGCGCGCCCTGCTCTTCCTGCGCCTCGACGGACGCCCCACCGACCTCCTCGTCTGGCGCCAGCTGCGCCCCGAGGCCACCGACCCCTTCACTCACGACGAGGAGAACTGA
- a CDS encoding asparaginase encodes MMRTNDGGPRRIVVISTGGTIASRWQGTGYAADASGSDVLATAPLPEGVTVEVVDLFNVNSSRMTSAHQLALLRTVHETFADPGVDGIVVTHGTDTLEETAFLLDLHHSDARPVVLTGAQRPFGTGDGDGPGNLYDALQVAASVRELGVLVVFDGRVHAARGTVKTQTIAADAFSDPSAERLGRVGFSRVDVERLPERPAPLPLPDAALTANPGATGPGTTTPPRVDIVTHHADGDPLFIRAALAAGARGIVLEATGAGNATPEIVAAVADAVAQGVLVAVSTRVPAGPLAEIYTGGGAVDLVAAGALLTGTLRASQARIAVLAALLAEGDGATDPARRSALLRRLLEGPVRVEPALATGGSRSASAVATRA; translated from the coding sequence ATGATGCGGACGAACGACGGAGGACCGCGCCGGATCGTCGTCATCAGCACCGGTGGCACGATCGCCAGCCGCTGGCAGGGCACGGGCTACGCGGCCGACGCCTCCGGCAGCGACGTCCTGGCCACCGCGCCCCTCCCCGAGGGCGTCACCGTCGAGGTCGTCGACCTGTTCAACGTGAACAGCTCGCGCATGACCTCGGCCCACCAGCTCGCCCTCCTGCGGACCGTCCACGAGACGTTCGCCGACCCCGGCGTCGACGGCATCGTGGTCACCCACGGCACCGACACCCTGGAGGAGACCGCCTTCCTCCTCGACCTCCACCACAGCGACGCCCGCCCGGTCGTCCTGACCGGCGCCCAGCGCCCCTTCGGTACGGGCGACGGCGACGGCCCCGGGAACCTCTACGACGCCCTCCAGGTCGCCGCCTCCGTCCGCGAGCTGGGCGTCCTCGTCGTCTTCGACGGACGCGTCCACGCGGCCCGCGGCACCGTCAAGACCCAGACCATCGCCGCGGACGCCTTCTCCGACCCCTCCGCAGAGCGCCTCGGACGCGTCGGCTTCTCCCGCGTCGACGTCGAGCGCCTCCCGGAGCGCCCCGCCCCCCTGCCGCTCCCCGACGCCGCGCTGACCGCGAACCCCGGCGCCACCGGCCCCGGTACGACCACGCCGCCGCGGGTCGACATCGTCACGCACCACGCCGACGGCGACCCGCTCTTCATCCGGGCGGCCCTGGCCGCCGGCGCCCGGGGCATCGTCCTCGAAGCGACCGGTGCGGGCAACGCCACCCCCGAGATCGTCGCCGCCGTCGCGGACGCGGTCGCCCAGGGCGTCCTCGTCGCCGTGAGCACCCGCGTCCCCGCAGGCCCGCTCGCCGAGATCTACACCGGCGGCGGAGCGGTCGACCTCGTCGCCGCCGGAGCGCTGCTCACCGGCACGCTCCGGGCCTCCCAGGCGCGGATCGCCGTCCTCGCCGCGCTGCTCGCGGAGGGCGACGGCGCCACGGACCCCGCGCGCCGCTCCGCTCTCCTGCGCCGCCTCCTGGAGGGACCCGTCCGCGTGGAGCCCGCGCTCGCCACCGGCGGCTCCCGGTCGGCCTCGGCCGTCGCCACGCGAGCCTGA
- a CDS encoding carboxymuconolactone decarboxylase family protein — protein MIIDIPEGQEPIGYVWGDMVPEIGTAAANFSLSVYAHTTLGLREFEAARLRIAQINGCGFCLDWRTDRDGEKVEDGFDEVVAAWRETEVSESFDERTRLAAEYAERYALDHHGLDEEFWARMTARYSQAEIVELTMSLGSWLAFGRLNRVLGLDTVCVLPTH, from the coding sequence ATGATCATCGACATTCCCGAGGGCCAGGAGCCGATCGGGTACGTGTGGGGCGACATGGTCCCGGAGATCGGGACGGCGGCGGCGAACTTCTCGCTGTCGGTGTACGCCCATACGACCCTGGGGCTGCGCGAGTTCGAGGCGGCGCGGCTGCGGATCGCGCAGATCAACGGCTGCGGGTTCTGCCTGGACTGGCGCACCGACCGGGACGGCGAGAAGGTCGAGGACGGCTTCGACGAGGTGGTCGCGGCCTGGCGGGAGACGGAGGTCTCGGAGAGCTTCGACGAGCGGACACGGCTCGCGGCCGAGTACGCGGAGCGGTACGCGCTGGACCACCACGGCCTCGACGAGGAGTTCTGGGCACGGATGACGGCCCGGTACAGCCAGGCGGAGATCGTGGAGCTGACGATGAGCCTGGGCTCGTGGCTGGCGTTCGGGCGGCTCAACCGGGTCCTCGGTCTCGACACGGTGTGCGTGCTGCCGACGCACTGA
- a CDS encoding dihydrodipicolinate reductase, with translation MIRTVVWGTGNVGRAAIRAVDAHPGLELAAVLVSDPAKVGRDAGRLAGLDRDLGVVADDDVGAVLGGRPGAVVYAGSGDTRPDGALADVARAVASGAVVVTPALYPLYDQRNAPPEFRDPVLAAVAEGGGSLFVSGVDPGWGNDVLPLLVSGLAATVDVIRCQEIFDYSTYEQEESVRELVGMGRPMEYEPPMLWPSVPTMIWGGQVRLMARALGAELDEIRETMERRPLETSVKTRTMGVFEAGTQGAIRFEVQGIVGGEPRIVIEHVTRIHPSCAPDWPVPPDGAGAHRVIVEGSPRIEVTVAATDEGENRSAGGNATAVGRLVGAIDWLAAAEPGLYDALDVPLRPAVGKLGRGPR, from the coding sequence ATGATTCGGACAGTGGTGTGGGGTACCGGAAATGTCGGGCGCGCGGCCATCCGAGCCGTGGACGCCCACCCGGGTCTCGAACTCGCGGCCGTCCTCGTGTCCGACCCGGCGAAGGTCGGCCGCGACGCGGGCCGGCTCGCCGGGCTCGACCGCGATCTCGGGGTGGTGGCCGACGACGACGTCGGCGCGGTGCTGGGCGGGCGGCCGGGGGCGGTGGTGTACGCGGGCTCCGGCGACACGCGGCCCGACGGGGCGCTCGCGGACGTGGCACGGGCGGTGGCGTCGGGCGCGGTGGTGGTCACGCCGGCCCTGTATCCGCTCTACGACCAGCGCAACGCGCCGCCCGAGTTCCGGGATCCGGTGCTCGCGGCGGTCGCCGAGGGCGGCGGTTCGCTCTTCGTCTCGGGCGTGGACCCGGGCTGGGGAAACGACGTGCTGCCGCTGCTCGTGAGCGGACTCGCCGCCACGGTGGACGTGATCCGCTGCCAGGAGATCTTCGACTACTCGACGTACGAGCAGGAGGAGTCGGTCCGGGAGCTGGTGGGGATGGGCCGGCCGATGGAGTACGAGCCGCCGATGCTGTGGCCGTCGGTGCCGACCATGATCTGGGGCGGGCAGGTGCGGCTGATGGCCCGCGCGCTCGGCGCCGAACTCGACGAGATCCGCGAGACGATGGAACGACGGCCGCTGGAGACCTCGGTGAAGACGCGGACGATGGGCGTCTTCGAGGCGGGTACGCAGGGCGCGATCCGCTTCGAGGTGCAGGGGATCGTCGGCGGGGAGCCCCGGATCGTCATCGAGCACGTCACCCGCATCCATCCTTCGTGCGCGCCGGACTGGCCGGTGCCGCCGGACGGGGCGGGGGCGCACCGGGTGATCGTCGAGGGCAGTCCGCGGATCGAGGTGACCGTGGCGGCTACCGACGAGGGCGAGAACCGCTCGGCGGGCGGCAATGCCACGGCGGTGGGCCGGCTCGTCGGGGCGATCGACTGGCTGGCGGCGGCGGAGCCGGGACTGTACGACGCGTTGGACGTACCGCTGAGGCCGGCGGTCGGGAAGCTCGGAAGGGGACCGCGATGA
- a CDS encoding YncE family protein, whose translation MTKFRRASRSARVLVPGAVAVALLAGCAQGSGAAESASPATGGTSSAGAAGAVTPAPSASVPVPGSSAAPGTLLVTDFGSDTVTFIDPDRGATGSVKVGTAPYGVALGPDGRAWVATAEGVAVVDTERRERLALVPYRTDSGPATTGEYRGGGMGIALAPDGRRVYVGVNVPDGNGTLEVLDTTALRFTDTVPVGRRPFDVDVSRDGAEVYVTNHDSFDVTVVAAGSLSHRRVEVAPYGTEGGLGSWLKPHYASVRPSDGKLLMPFEGERLAVVDPRTGRTTIEPMTADTHQHGTAVTADGTLLTVGTGPIDPDVDKGPSLTVRKPDGTERVYPLEGPHESVAVSGDGRTAYVTGGFTRDGYWDGLTVIDLGSGDTRRLPAGSRPLGIVVL comes from the coding sequence ATGACGAAGTTCCGCCGTGCGTCCCGCTCCGCCCGGGTCCTCGTGCCCGGCGCGGTGGCCGTCGCCCTGCTCGCGGGCTGCGCGCAGGGGTCGGGGGCTGCGGAGAGCGCCTCTCCCGCCACCGGCGGCACGTCCTCCGCGGGCGCGGCCGGTGCCGTCACACCGGCGCCCTCCGCCTCTGTGCCCGTGCCCGGCTCCTCGGCCGCGCCGGGCACCCTGCTCGTGACCGACTTCGGCTCGGACACCGTCACCTTCATCGACCCCGACCGCGGGGCCACGGGCTCCGTGAAGGTCGGCACCGCTCCGTACGGTGTCGCCCTCGGCCCCGACGGCCGGGCCTGGGTGGCGACCGCCGAGGGGGTGGCGGTCGTGGACACGGAGCGCCGGGAGCGCCTGGCACTCGTCCCGTACCGGACGGACAGCGGTCCCGCGACCACGGGCGAGTACCGGGGCGGCGGCATGGGCATCGCGCTCGCGCCCGACGGACGGCGGGTGTACGTCGGGGTCAACGTGCCCGATGGGAACGGCACGCTGGAGGTCCTCGACACGACGGCCTTGCGGTTCACGGACACGGTGCCGGTGGGGCGGCGCCCCTTCGACGTCGACGTGTCGCGGGACGGCGCGGAGGTGTACGTGACGAACCACGACTCCTTCGACGTCACAGTCGTCGCCGCCGGCTCCCTGAGCCACCGGCGCGTGGAGGTCGCCCCGTACGGGACGGAGGGCGGGCTCGGTTCGTGGCTCAAGCCGCACTACGCGTCCGTGCGCCCCTCGGACGGCAAGCTGCTGATGCCCTTCGAGGGCGAGCGGCTGGCGGTCGTCGATCCCCGGACGGGCCGGACGACGATCGAGCCGATGACGGCCGACACGCACCAGCACGGCACCGCGGTGACCGCCGACGGGACGCTCCTGACGGTGGGCACGGGCCCGATCGACCCGGACGTGGACAAGGGGCCCTCGCTCACCGTGCGGAAGCCCGACGGAACCGAGCGGGTGTACCCGCTGGAGGGCCCCCACGAGAGCGTGGCCGTCTCCGGGGACGGGCGCACGGCCTATGTGACCGGCGGATTCACCCGGGACGGTTACTGGGACGGACTGACCGTCATCGATCTCGGCTCGGGTGACACCCGACGGCTCCCGGCGGGCTCGCGGCCCCTGGGGATCGTCGTCCTCTGA
- a CDS encoding dienelactone hydrolase family protein, producing MAEVLLFHHALGLTEGVVAFADELRRAGHTVHVPDLYEGRTFDDLEAGAAYAQEVGFGVLTERGERAAEALPAELVYAGFSLGVLPAQKLAQSRPGALGALLLSACVTESAFGHVWPAGLPVQVHAMEQDPFFVDDGDLAAARELVADAEDRELFLYPGSAHLFAERGAASFVPEAADVCVGRVLGFLAGLKA from the coding sequence ATGGCCGAGGTTCTGCTCTTCCATCACGCGCTCGGGCTGACGGAGGGGGTCGTCGCGTTCGCCGACGAGCTGCGGCGGGCGGGGCACACGGTGCACGTGCCCGACCTTTACGAAGGGCGGACGTTCGACGACCTGGAGGCCGGGGCCGCGTACGCGCAGGAGGTCGGGTTCGGCGTCCTCACGGAGCGCGGCGAGCGGGCGGCCGAGGCGCTGCCGGCGGAGCTGGTGTACGCCGGGTTCTCGCTCGGCGTGCTGCCCGCGCAGAAGCTGGCGCAGTCCCGGCCCGGGGCGCTGGGTGCCCTGCTGCTGAGCGCCTGTGTGACGGAGAGCGCGTTCGGCCATGTCTGGCCGGCGGGCCTCCCGGTGCAGGTGCACGCGATGGAGCAGGACCCGTTCTTCGTCGACGACGGCGACCTGGCGGCGGCGCGCGAGCTGGTCGCTGACGCCGAGGACCGGGAGCTGTTCCTGTACCCGGGGAGTGCGCACCTGTTCGCGGAACGCGGTGCCGCGTCCTTCGTCCCGGAGGCGGCCGACGTGTGCGTCGGGCGTGTCCTCGGCTTCCTGGCCGGCCTCAAGGCGTAG
- a CDS encoding GMC oxidoreductase — protein MSEHPLSVQGNHRVSRRSFLAGTGSVLGAAALAGTITTPARAEVPGLNCTPITDGSQVRALVIGTGYGGSVAALRLARAGVDVHMIEMGMAWDTPGPDGKIFANTTTPDYRSFWLRTRTRQPLSQFLGFPLDKDVPIHTGILDAEDFAGITVYQGRGVGGGSLVNGGMAVTPLRERFPEILPTVDPAEMYSTYYPRANAGLGVTSVDVNWWENADCYQYARVGRKHAQRSGFPFVFVPNVYDWDYMKQEAAGSVQKSALAGEVIYGNNAGKKSLQKTYLAQAAATGRVSVSPLHRVTSVSPAAAGGYTVVIDQIDTTGATLVTKTVRADRVFFAAGSVGTSKLLTRLKATGALPSLNEHIGKGWGDNGNVMCGRANHMWDPTGKLQSSMPTAGIDNWNAGGAFAEVAPLPTGIETYASFYLSITRTPRRAEFSWNPATGKVDLSWDRAWKQTSIDMAKSIFDKINSKEGTIYRTDLFGAYKIWGDHLTYHPLGGAVLGRATDNYGRLHGHPGLYAIDGSLIPGNTSVNPFVTITALAERNIERIVAEDF, from the coding sequence ATGAGTGAACACCCCCTGTCCGTCCAGGGAAACCACCGCGTCAGCCGCCGCAGCTTTCTCGCGGGAACAGGTTCTGTTCTCGGCGCCGCCGCCCTCGCCGGCACGATCACCACCCCCGCCCGCGCCGAGGTCCCCGGCCTGAACTGCACCCCCATCACCGACGGTTCCCAGGTGCGCGCCCTCGTCATCGGCACCGGCTACGGCGGCTCCGTCGCCGCCCTGCGGCTCGCCCGCGCGGGCGTGGACGTCCACATGATCGAGATGGGCATGGCCTGGGACACCCCGGGCCCCGACGGCAAGATCTTCGCCAACACCACCACCCCGGACTACCGCTCCTTCTGGCTGCGCACCCGCACCAGGCAGCCGCTGAGCCAGTTCCTCGGCTTCCCGCTCGACAAGGACGTGCCCATCCACACCGGCATCCTCGACGCCGAGGACTTCGCCGGCATCACCGTCTACCAGGGGCGCGGCGTCGGCGGCGGCTCCCTCGTCAACGGCGGGATGGCCGTCACCCCGCTCCGGGAGCGCTTCCCGGAGATCCTCCCCACCGTCGACCCGGCCGAGATGTACTCCACCTACTACCCGCGCGCCAACGCGGGCCTCGGCGTCACCTCGGTGGACGTCAACTGGTGGGAGAACGCGGACTGTTACCAGTACGCCCGCGTCGGCCGCAAGCACGCCCAACGCTCGGGATTCCCCTTCGTCTTCGTGCCCAACGTCTACGACTGGGACTACATGAAGCAGGAGGCCGCCGGGTCCGTCCAGAAGTCCGCCCTGGCGGGCGAGGTCATCTACGGCAACAACGCCGGCAAGAAGAGCCTCCAGAAGACGTACCTCGCCCAGGCCGCCGCCACAGGCCGGGTGAGCGTCTCCCCGCTGCACCGGGTGACCTCCGTCAGCCCGGCCGCCGCCGGCGGCTACACCGTGGTCATCGACCAGATCGACACCACCGGCGCGACCCTCGTCACCAAGACCGTCCGTGCCGACCGGGTCTTCTTCGCCGCAGGCAGCGTCGGAACGAGCAAGCTCCTCACCCGCCTCAAGGCGACCGGTGCCCTGCCGTCGCTCAACGAGCACATCGGCAAGGGCTGGGGCGACAACGGCAACGTCATGTGCGGCCGCGCCAACCACATGTGGGACCCCACGGGCAAACTGCAGTCCTCCATGCCCACCGCGGGCATCGACAACTGGAACGCCGGCGGCGCCTTCGCGGAGGTCGCCCCGCTGCCCACCGGCATCGAGACCTACGCCTCCTTCTACCTCTCCATCACCCGCACCCCGCGCCGCGCCGAGTTCAGCTGGAACCCGGCCACCGGCAAGGTCGACCTGAGCTGGGACCGGGCCTGGAAGCAGACGTCCATCGACATGGCCAAGTCCATCTTCGACAAGATCAACAGCAAGGAGGGGACGATCTACCGCACCGACCTCTTCGGCGCGTACAAGATCTGGGGCGACCACCTCACGTACCACCCGCTGGGCGGCGCGGTCCTGGGCAGGGCGACCGACAACTACGGCCGGCTCCACGGCCACCCCGGCCTCTACGCCATCGACGGATCCCTGATCCCCGGCAACACCAGCGTCAACCCGTTCGTCACGATCACGGCCCTCGCCGAACGCAACATCGAACGGATCGTCGCCGAGGACTTCTGA